DNA sequence from the Acidobacteriota bacterium genome:
CATAGTACCTGTTCACGGCATAATCCAGTCCGCTCTCGCCGTCTCTTTCGTAGCTTGTAAAGTGGTGCTTCTCTTGATTGCCGCTCTCCGCGAAGTCTTCTCCAAAGGGGAGGTGCGCTTGCCTGCCAATCACATTGCCGCTTGAATCAACAGTCATCCGCACGCTCAAGCGGTCGCTGATGAAGTACTGAGTGCTCCCGCTCGCCACCTTCGCGATCATCTTTCCGCCAGCGTAAACGTAATCCACCAGATTCCCGCCCGAGCCATTATGCTCGGCTAAGACTTGCCCTCCTTCCCAGACGTAGTGCGTTGTAGCTCCAGATGCTATCTTCTTCACTCGCCAGTTCCGGTGATCATACGAGTACTGCGCTGCCCCTCCGTCGATGCTTACTACCCGATTCTCTGCGTCGTACGTGTAGCTGTGTGATCCATCGTTGGTCACATTGCCTGCTGCGTCGTAGGAATAGCCCACTGCGTTGACTGTCGCTATGCGGTTAGTGGGTACTCCTCCACTCTGCTGAAGAGTGACGGTCTGAATTTGATTGCCGCCTGTGACCGCGTCCCACACGCCTGTTCGATTCCCCCATCGGTCGTAAGCAAATCGCCGCTGCGCGCTCGCTCCATTGCTGGTCTGGCTCGACGTAGCCAGGCGTCCCTGCAGGTCATAGGTGAAGCCCGCACTCTCCGTTGTGCCGTTGATCGTCCCACTGACGCTCATCAACTGCGCGGCATTGCCTGCCGTAGAGCCGCTGCCGTTCTGACCTGAAATAGCATTGTAACTGTAGTTGAGGCTCAGAAGCGTGTTGCCGCTACGCATCGCCGATTGTGAAGTCATCTGCAGGCGATTAGCATCGTAGCCGAAGCCTTCAACTACGCCGTTGCCGAGCGCCCAGCCCGTAACCTGCTCGGCGGAGTTGTAGCCGATGCCGCTGACATAGTTGCCCGTGCTCGCGTCCGCTATAGATGTTACTCTCGCGTTCGAGTCGTGGCTCAGGTTGATTACTCGTGTTGACGGATACGTGAGCTGCGTCTGCTGGTTTATGGTGTTGTATTGGTAGCTCGTCGAGTAGTTAATCCCGTCTATCGTGTGCGTTACGGATGAGACGCGATTGAAGCTGTCATACCCGTAGCTCTCCGAATAGCCACTGCCCACGCCCACAGAAAGCAGAAGTCCTTTGGTGCTGCTGTTGCTCGACGTATCGTAGTTGTACGTTACGTTCGGAGTCGTCGCAACACCCGGCGCGTTGCTGGTGTCATAGCTCACCGAAGTAAAGCGATTCAATGCACCATATCCATAGCTGGTCACCGGGCCTCGAGCGTCCTGCCTGATTGAGATCGCGTGGAAATCCGTCCAGGTATACTTCGACGACCAAAATGTTCCACTGCCGTCGTTAATCGTTGCGCTTTGTTCCGGAATTCTTTCAAACAACAATCGCCCCAGCGCATCGTACTTGAAGCTGCGAAGCTGTCCGCCTTGATTGACCTCGACCAATTTGTCCAACACCGAATGAGTATAGCTCGTCTCCTGCGTGAGCTGTCCATTAGCGTCCTTCTCGGTCACTTTCACGATTCGCCCAAGCCCGTCCTGCTCCTGTTTGATTTGACGGTTCACCTGATCGGTGATCGTGCGAGTTGCCCCGCTGTATGAGTACTGGATCGTGTTGACGCTATCGGGCAAGGTCGTCACCCGAACTCGCCCAAGCCCGTCATACGAATACGTTGTCGAAGGGCCGGGCTGCCCTCCCTGGGCAAACGGATTGGTCTGGCTGCTGACGCGCTGCATAGAATCATAGGCAATGTTCACCAGGTTGCTTGCCGCGTCTAACCTCTGCGTCGCCTGTCCCCAGCCATTGTAAATGCTCGAAGTGGTTATGCTGCGGTTTTGCCCCACTTCGACATAGCTCAGGGTAGTCGAAGCAGTAAGCGCCGCGTCATTATAAGTGCTGGTGACTGTTGCCCCCGTCGGCAAGGTTTTCTGCTGAAGTCTCAACGCCGCATCATAGCTGTAACTGATGGTCAGGTTGTTCGGGTCGGTCTGGCTGGTCACCAAAGACGTGTTGAAGTCGTACGCGGCACTGCCGGTCAGGTGCACCCCCACTGGGTCGCCGTCAGTCAACTGCAGCGGCCTAGACCAGTAGTTGCTTATGTCGAATGTATAGTTCTTCTGGTTGCAGCAGGTCACTTGGGCCTTGACCAAATTGCCGAAGACGTCAAACTTGGCGAGCCTGGTTATTGTCGCGCCAAATACGACTTTGTACTCGGTTGTGCCTGTGACGTTTCCCCGCACTGTCTTGGTTGTGTTGTAGCTGGAAACATGGCCCGGCGCCCAGGAAGCGTTCCAGTAGTCCAGCATCCCTCCCATTGCCGAGTAATTGTCATAAGTGTAATTGGTCTGGGCGACCAGGATGTCGTCTCCATCGTATGTGTTCAACTGCGCGTCGTAAACGAAGACAGACGACACAAGCCGCCAGAGGTTCGCATTAAAGTACGAAGGGTCGCTCTTGTAGATGAACTGAGTGCGCCTTCGCACCTGCCAGTTGCCACTTACCTGGAAACCGTATTCCCGCCGGTTCGTCACGGCTCCCGTTCGGTCATAGTCAAAGTCCACCTTTGTCGGCGTGCCCATATCGTCATAACTGGTCACCGACTGCACCTGCGGCGAGCCAAACGGGTCTGCGATATAGGCGAAGACGTTCTTTGCCAGCGAAGATGATCCACTTTTGGCTTCGAATTGCACCAGCAGCCCGTTATCGGTGGAGCCGCTATTAGTCGAGCGGGTCAGCAGCATTTGTGAAGCGTCGGGCCGCGTGATCGTAAAAATAATAGTCTGCGAGCCTGTGTTGGTGTTGTAGGAGTACACACCGCCGGGGTTTTCCGTGCGCTGGCTGAAAGCGGGCGCGTCAGTAAGCACGGTCCCCCCGGATGTCGGATAGTTGAAAGAGGTTGTTGCGCTCTCGACTCCGTTGCTGATCGCGCCAAACTGGTCAATGCTCATCTGTCGACGTAAGGACGCATTATAAATCATCCCATAATCAGAATAGCTGAATGAGTAGCCGCTCTGAGTGGCCGGGAAGTAGACGTGGCGCAATGTATTGAGCGTCTGACCGTAGCTGGCGTTCTCAACCGATAGCCCGCTGAAGCTGAACGTAAGCGAGCGGCTCTGGTAGTCGAACTGGGCAAGCGTGCGCGTGCCGCTTCCGAACGCCGGCGCGGTAATTGACACGAGACTGCCGCACCCATCGTAGTTAAATTGAATGTAGCGGCCCAGAGTGTCGCGCACGTAATCAATAGCTTGTTTCCAGGGGAAGAAGCTCTTGTACGCGACCTGGACATAGTTGCCGTTGCGGTCTGTGATCTGCGTGGGCAGCAGGCGGTTGTTCAACAGGACAATGCTCACTCTTGTACCATCCGGGTATCGCAACTCGCCATAACTTGCGTTGCCGACGTATCGAATGTGCGTGCCGTCGGATGTCTCAAGCGTGTTGGTGCCGCTCGAAGGCGCGACGCCCAGCCGATGGCGCGTGCCGTCAGGGTCGATGAGCAGATAACTGACGCTCGGATCAGTGCCATAGGTAACCACCCTTCCGAATCCCAACGAAAACCCGGCGTAGGGCCATCCATTAACTGCGTTGAACGTCACTGCATTTCCATGACGGGACCATATGCGAGAGTTGTAATAGAGCGTGAGGTTCGCGCCGAGGCCACGTCCTCCGAGGCCGACTATCGGCACGGCGAAGTTGAAGTTGCTGCCTTCGGGAAGCACAAGCCCCATCCCGGCCGGCTCCGCTGCGCGGTTATGAGGCGAGCCTAAGAGGTTGCGAGGTTCGCTCCAAATCTCGTCATACACAGAATCTCCGCCATCGCCTCCCGAGCCGCAGCTTTGAGCCTGGACTGTAGGCATCAGTTTATCCATCAGCGAATCAACCAGGTTTTCGTTTGGGTTCGATCCATTGCTCCCGAGTTTTACTGTTCCGTTCGCGCTCAAGCTGTTCTGATCGGCGAGCCACTGTGCATCGGTTTGTGAGGGACGCTGCCCCGGCCTGACCAGCAGTGGCGCAATCGCTTGAGCCGCTCCCGCGCGGCAAGTGAGAAAGACCAGCCCCGGCAAATGAAAAGTGGCCTGACCGGCATCATCAATTTCCACCTTGGATGGGTGGGACGATTCCCAGTTGAATTTAATACCCAGAACCGTTTGGCCCGCCAAATCTGTGGCAAGGGCAGTGAGGGTGACTTGCTGTTGCTGATAACCAACATACTTAAGTGGCGAAATGCGTATGCGCGCGACTCGAGCGAGCCGCTGTTCGGGTGTCTCTTCTTGGCTCGCGGCGGACGCCGACCTGAACAGCGATTTCGCAATGACCGAGATGCTGCTGAGCGAGCCTGTGGCAAGGCTCACAGCCAACCGCCCCAGCGTTGGCAACGCGCGCACCGTTAGATCCGTTCCAGGCCAGATAAGTAAATTTAAGAGCAAGACAAGGCAAACCAACTTTCTGCGCAGACCGTGGCGAAACAGGTTGCGAGCGAAGCGGATGACAACACGATGAGTGAATAATTGCTGAGCTTGATTTGAGCGCATAAATCCTCCGGCACGCCGACAGTAAACCCGCCTGCGTGGACGCGATGTTTGATCCTTAGCTTGCAGCGGGCAGATCGGTGCTAAAGAAGACAAGACTGCCCGGCTGTGATAGTGAGGACGCGGGGCGGCTAGATAATTTATCTTCTGATCGAAGAACTCGGATTAGAGGTGAATCCCTAGAACTCCGATGACCCTTTGCTCGATTGATACCGATCTACAGTGGACTCGGGCTTGGCACAAGCCGCAAAAGGAAATGCCCGTGACCAGCCTGGCAACCTCCGAATTGAAACAGGCGTCCGCGAATCGGAAACGCTGGCGATTCGAACAAACGGCGGCGATCATACAACCAGCAGAATTGTTTGTCTGTGCTCTAGCGCACACGCACGACAGAATTTTGCAGAGTTAGACGCCGAGAGTCTGAGTATAAGCATCCCTGACGATGTGATAGCATTCGCAGGACGCCCTCTCTAGGCCCTCGCGGTCCACTATCGTAATCTGCCCGGGAACGTGATGAATCAATCCAAGTCTCTTTAGATCTCCCATTGCTACTGTCACCCCCTCCCGGCGCGACCCGAGCATGTAAGAGAGGAATTCCTGAGTGAGGCTGAAGCTGTTTGATCGCACGCGGTCGCTAGTGACCAGGAGCCATCGGCATAGTCGCTGCTCTACCATGTGAAAGCGATTGCAAACGACTGACTGGGAGATTTCGGCGAGCAAAGCACCGACGTGGCGGAGCAATAAGTGTTGCAGCGCGCCGTTGCGTTCGAATTCGGATCTCAGCACAACAGCCTTAATCCTCAGAGCGGCGCCTTGAACTTGCACGATGACCTGATGGGGTGATGTCTTAAACCCTAGCGCGATTGGAGCGCCCAACATCCCTTCGTTACCGACCATAGCCACCTCCACGAGCGACCCGCCTTCGCTGATCGAAAGCAAAGAGACCATCCCCCTGGTTGGAAAGAAAACGTCTTGAATCTCTGCGCCGAAATCATAGAGTACTTTGCCCTGAACCAGGTCAATGCTTCCTAGATCTTTGGCAACACGAAGGTATTCATCGGCAGGCAACGACGCGATTATCCGATTCTGATCAGGATGAGCCGGCTGAGCGCTTGTCACTATTTCCCTTCCTACTCAATGACTGACGGAAACTCTGCCTGAAATCATTCAACTAATTGCAGCGCGAGAAGTTCAGAGACTAACAAAGCGGAACAAGTTCGCCGGTTGCGGCCAAACCAGACACAAATCAACCGGGCAATCGCGTCGCAACGTGGACCTGGGGGTTGGAGGGGGCGCCGCGCAACATAGAAGTCAGAAACTCGCAGTCAGACGGGACGGAGTGCGCCGAGCTTCATCGGCCACCGTCGCCTACTACTACGAAGCCGGCCCAGTAATAGGGCTTCATCCCATATCGGGGATCATTGATCATCCCCAAAACCGCCTGCCGCCAGGCTTCGGCTCGAGAGAACTTCCCGCGAGGGTGCCGCCCGCAATGTTTTTCTGAAAAGCGACCATCAGTCTTGTCGTTCCTTCAGAGGGGACTTGCCACTGGCTCGCGATCATTGTCGGTACGCCTGCTACGAAAAGCAAAAAGTAGTCTTGTTGTTTAGATACGGCTCCGCTGGTTTGGTTAATAGATTGTAAAGTCGAGACCCGCCTGTCTGAAATCTGGATGATTCGTGGACAGTAAGTTCCGAAACCTTCCACCAGAGCAGACAACGCGCTTTTCTTAATATCTATAGAGCTCTTTCACTCGAACTGTTTCTTGAACTCGACAAACTGCTGCTTGAGTTCCGCCAATTCGCCTCGCACTTGTGCCACCTCTTCCTCGAGCCTCGAGAGTCTCTCATTTTCCTGGAGGACCTCGATCGTGGCCGGCTCCAACCGCGTCGCGGCTTCACGCTCCTCAATCTGAACTTCTCCAGCCAGCAAGTGCGCGTAGCGTGACTCCTTCGTCCCCGGTTGGCGCGGCAGCTTAACGGCGAACGGGGGTTGAGCCGTCATCAGCGCTTGAAGCGTCAGCTCAACTTCCTCGAGTTCCTTGAACTCATACAGGCGCCCAGTTCGTCCGCGAATCTCCCCGACCGTCTGTGGCCCTCGAAGCATCAACACGCACAGCACAGCGATCTCTTGCTCGGCGAGCTTGTAGACTTCTGCGAACCTTTGCTCGTATTTGGGCACACGGCCAATACCGGTTACCATCCACGCCAGATTCTTTTCTCGCAGGCTTTCGAGCGCGCGAGCCACAGTCTTCTCGTCGAATGAAACCACAGGATCGCGGTTTGAAATCTGATTGCACGCATTGGTGAGCGCGTTGAGTGTGAGCGGATAGTACTCGGGAGTGGTGATCTCTTTTTCGATCAACGAACCGAGCACGCGCACTTCGACCTGGGTCAGCATCTGATCCACGATATGTTATTCCTCTTCAAAGTCATAATCAGCGGCCCCCTGAATTTATATAACAGCGCCGGCCAAACTTCTATCCGGCGCGAACTCGCGCGGGGCACGTATCGAAGGGTTTCTCGGGGTCCCGGAGTGAGCATCGAGCCGCCGGGCCGGAACGCACATTGCGCTACCCTCAAGAGTTTTGACTACCGAGGAGCGTTTTGGTTTATACTCGATGGCAACAAACCGTTCACGCTCTGGAGATCAAAGAAATGGAAGACGGTGTGGCGGCTGAGGAACTCGAACAAGCTCTGGCCCAGGCGCCTTTCGCCAAAATCCATAACGCCAAACTCCATTCATTCACGAGCGGCGAGTGCACCTTGATCATTCCGTTTGATGAATCCTTCGAGCGGCCGGGAGGAATTGTGGCCGGGTCTGTCCTGATGGCGGCTGCGGATGTAGCGATGTAGTTGGCGATTATGACTCGGCTTGGAACAAGTGCGATGTCGGTGACCACAGAGATGACCACGAACTTCCTAAGCTCGGCGAGGCGAGAGGACGTGCGCTGCACGGCCAGGGTGCTGAAGCTGGGCAAGAGTTTGATTTATGGAGTCGCCGAGTGCACTAACGATGCAGGCAAACGGCTGACGCATCATACAATCACGTATGTAAGACTCGACGGTTAGTTCTGCTCTAGCGTGGAAATCGAGCCGTCCGCGCCCTCACCAGCCTTCGTCATCGCAGCGCCAATGAAAACGTCGTCACGCAAATTGGTCCGATCAACGGTCGCTCGAGGAGCTGCTGTCAGGCGATCGGCGCCCGAAGCGTCTAGCACACTGGCTTTCGAGCGGCTCTTGCCCGATGCTAGAATGCGCTCACAACAGACAATCAGACGGGAATCAAGAGTGAGCGCATGGCAAACGGGTCAGGAGCGGGAGCCGAGCTTAACAGAAACTGGCTCGACAACCTGAGCGACGAGGAACTCGTGGACACCTTCCTCGCGCGTTCGAAGAACGACCGCCGCGCCGCGCATCTGTGCTTCGAAGTAATCATCGCTCGTTACCACTGGCTGATCAGTCACGTCGTGCGCAACTCGCGCTATCGTTTTCCCGCGTGGGATTCGGCTGACGATGTGATCTCGCGAGTGGTGTTCAAAGTCTATCGGGGGCTGGCGCAGTGGAGGAGGCAGGGGAAGCTTTCGAGCTTCGTCGCGCGCATCGCTTCAAGCGAGATGATTGATACGATTCGCCGGGTCGGCCGCGACAAATCATGGAACCCGCGGCAATCTCTCGCCGATCCTGATTCGGATGCGCCCTCTCCCGTTGAGACAGCGCCTTCAAAAGAGCCTTCGCCGGAGGCGCAGTTGGTCGCGCGCGAGCAGCGCGAGATCGTGGACAGCTTGCTCGCCGACGTTTGCCGCGATTGGAAGGACAGCGTAATCGTGAACGAGTACATAATCGGGAATCAGAGCGGCAAGGAAATCGCCGAAAAGTATTCCATCTCGGAGGACCTCGTGTACCAGCGTGCCAGACGGCTGCGAGTGCGGTTGGTCAAGTGGTTGAACGAGCGAGGCATCACTTCGGCCCACTCGCTGCTGACCGGGCTTGCAGCGAAATGATGAAGTCTGACGCATACAGGAAACTCAGATGGTCAAGAAACGAGCACATCCGGACAACCGGTTGTTCGATTATCTAAGCGGCGCGGTAGACGAGAATGCCGCGAGGTCGATTGAGGCGCATCTGTCAGTGTGCGATGACTGCGCTTCAGTTGCGGGGCTGGTTCGCGAACTGAAGGAATCGGCTTCAGAACTAAACAGCGAAGGCCAGTCTCAAATCTCAACTCTCAAATCTCAAGAGCATCCAGACATCAGCGAGCTTGCGTCATTTTTTTATTCCAAAACGCGGCGCGCAGTGAGGTCCGGTATCGCGAGTCACCTGGCGCTTTGCAGGTCTTGCGGCGAAGCGATCGCACAGTACGCTCGTGCCGAGAAAGCTGCTGCCGAATACAAGCCGGTGGGCGTGGTGGACAGCGAAGTGCCCGCAAAGGCGTGGGAGATGATTCGCGACTGGGAGGACAGCAGCTTCGCAAAGCTCAAGCCCGCAACCGAGGTGCTCAGCCAGGAACTGCTCACGCGGCTCGCACGCATCCTTAACGAGCAAGCTCAAGAGGCGGGCGGGTTTGGCCAGGAAATTTCCCGGTCACAGAATGTTCAGCAGACGGAAGAGGCCGGGCGCGTCCCGGTGCTGGTTGTCAGCCGTTCGGGCGAAGTGCGCAGCGTGGAGTTCTTCGAGCGGGCAGTTGATTCGACCGGTGCAAGAATCCTGAGGCACTCAGAAGGTTCGCTGCGTTTCGACAACAGGCTTGTTCACGCGCTGCTCGACTTCGGCGAAAAGGACCCGTTCGTTGTTTCAAACCTGATTCGCCGCGACACCATTCGACTGGAACAGACCCGACCGGACGAAGAGTCCCGCCGCACGGACTATGTCATCATCGAAGATTAGGATTCTCGCCGGGCAAATTCTCTAAAGGGCCAGAACCCGTTTACCAATCATCGAAGCGAGGTCGAGGGCGCTTACCAGGCGTCCGACGGCAAACTTGTGCCGTACCGCCTCTACATCCCGAAGAGCTACAATGGCGCGAGCATGAAGCCGCTTGTGGTGATGATGAGGGGTACTACTTCAGCGGGCTGTTCGATCCGGCAGTGATAAAAGGTGAAGCGGAGCAATCCACAAATTGAAGCTCGCGGTAAGTTCTCACACTATCTTCTTGACCGCGATAACGAAGAGGCATATAGTGACGGCGCGTCCAAATAGGAAGTAGCAGAGCGAAGCGTTTAACGGTTAAACACCCTCACTCCTGATAGCCGTTCCTTAAGAAACCCGTGCTGAATAACCGTAGCGGTGTTACTAATCGTTGATCGTGCGATCTCACGCGCAGCCGCGCCCGAGGAAACCTCGAGCTTACGATTCATCCGACTCTATACAATGCTAGCGGGCAGGCACTCGCGATCAAGACTATGATTCTTGGCGCCAGGCAACAGCTCGAAGGTTTGTGGTGGCGACCAGATGGCGCGTCGCAATATAATCTAGTATTGACCAATACGACTGACGCCAATCGTGCAGGTTGAAACCATCTTCACGGGAGATCAGAAATCATCTAAGGGTGAGTCGTTAAACCTGACACTTGAGTCTCATCAGACTCGGGTGCTCAACCTGAAAGATGTGAAGCTCCCCTTATCAACCGGAAATGGAAAGGGTAGGATGGGCGGCATCAGCATAACGCATAGTGGTAAGCCAGGCGCGGTGCTCGCCTACGGAATGCTGGCCAAAAGCGAGAACGGCTTCTCCTCCAACTTTGCGTTTGCAGACCCTGCCGCCAGTCAATCTCAAACCCTGGCTGCCGCGCATCTGTTGATCGGAAGAGCGGAGATGGAGAGGTTTTCGCGGGATACCTCTTTCACATCTGTCGCCCTATTGCGCAATGCATCGGATGCACCTATCGAGGTGAAGCCGACAGTAAGCTTCACATCCAATAACGAGCCGCATACTACACGACTACCAAGTCGTGAGTTACTGTCGCAGCAGGTTGAAGCAGTTGATGTTGAGGCGGAGTTGAAGCGAGCAGGCTATCGCGGCCCGTTTGCCGGAGCAGGGCTGACACTGGCTTCGTCGGGGAAGCCAGGTACACTGGTGGCGCATCTTTCCAGCTTTGATCAGACTCGCAATCACGTCTTCGATGTGCCGCTGAAAGACCCGGAAGTGAGGTCTAACCGCTATGGAGGATGTTACCCCTGGAATATCGAGGGCGACACTCAGAGCATCATTCACGTTCGCAACACCACCGATGAGAAGGCGCTTTTCACCATTCAGCTTGATTGGGATGGGGGAACCTACGCGCTGCCGATTCAGGAACTCGCCCCTCAGCAAGAGCTCGCAATAGACATTCGCAAGCTGCGTGACACACAGGAAAAAGACAGCACCGGACGAGTGATACCGAAGGAAGTAGGTCGAGGGCAGGCGACGTGGTATGAGCACGGAGAGCAGGCATTGATAGGACGAACCGAAGTGTTCAACACATCGGCGGCTACAGCCAGCAGTTTCAGTTGTGCGCCGCCAAGTTGCTGTCCGCCGTCTACCCTTCTTGTTTTCTGCACACCCAATTCAATGAGTGGAGTTGTAGGCGAATCATCGCTGTCGCAGATGTTCGAGAGAAGGTATCGAGAGTGTGACGGAGCGCAGTTTGGGCCGTACAATGTGACCACACAGGCAACTTGGTCTACGGACAATGCGGCAGTGGTCACGGTGGGGGCAGTAACTCTGAGCGGGGCGCAGTGCACCTGCGTGGGGCTGGGACAAGCAAACGTGAACGCGAACTTCCAGGGAATAAGCTGGGAGTTTTTCTTTCGAGAGAATCGTTGTCGGTCGTTAATAGTTCCGTTCCCAATATCTTGCCCGGTCACGGTGTTTCGCTTGCGGATTCGTGCCTCAGGATCGTCAATACACTTCGAGGACAGCGAGAGCGCTGCATCAATCGTCGCAGGGAAGACGTTCGGAATAATAGCAGAGGCGGTTGACGCTAGCGGAAATGTGCTGCCAGTGAACGCAGGTGTTAGCACAAGTCTTAGCAGAACGCTTGGATCGGGAGAGATCAAGTTGCCATCAAGCTTCAATCTGGTAAACGGCTCTTTCACGAGCGGTGGACTTCTCCACCAGAGTAGGATTAGTTGGAAACACAACTTCGTGTGGCCATGTAGTACAGGCGAATGATCATTTCGTCGCACTTCCAGTGGCTCAACTGTGTGACACACAGGTCATCGTGAGGAATTCAGGCACTGGGCAGTC
Encoded proteins:
- a CDS encoding PaaI family thioesterase translates to MTRLGTSAMSVTTEMTTNFLSSARREDVRCTARVLKLGKSLIYGVAECTNDAGKRLTHHTITYVRLDG
- a CDS encoding RHS repeat-associated core domain-containing protein; the protein is MSLATGSLSSISVIAKSLFRSASAASQEETPEQRLARVARIRISPLKYVGYQQQQVTLTALATDLAGQTVLGIKFNWESSHPSKVEIDDAGQATFHLPGLVFLTCRAGAAQAIAPLLVRPGQRPSQTDAQWLADQNSLSANGTVKLGSNGSNPNENLVDSLMDKLMPTVQAQSCGSGGDGGDSVYDEIWSEPRNLLGSPHNRAAEPAGMGLVLPEGSNFNFAVPIVGLGGRGLGANLTLYYNSRIWSRHGNAVTFNAVNGWPYAGFSLGFGRVVTYGTDPSVSYLLIDPDGTRHRLGVAPSSGTNTLETSDGTHIRYVGNASYGELRYPDGTRVSIVLLNNRLLPTQITDRNGNYVQVAYKSFFPWKQAIDYVRDTLGRYIQFNYDGCGSLVSITAPAFGSGTRTLAQFDYQSRSLTFSFSGLSVENASYGQTLNTLRHVYFPATQSGYSFSYSDYGMIYNASLRRQMSIDQFGAISNGVESATTSFNYPTSGGTVLTDAPAFSQRTENPGGVYSYNTNTGSQTIIFTITRPDASQMLLTRSTNSGSTDNGLLVQFEAKSGSSSLAKNVFAYIADPFGSPQVQSVTSYDDMGTPTKVDFDYDRTGAVTNRREYGFQVSGNWQVRRRTQFIYKSDPSYFNANLWRLVSSVFVYDAQLNTYDGDDILVAQTNYTYDNYSAMGGMLDYWNASWAPGHVSSYNTTKTVRGNVTGTTEYKVVFGATITRLAKFDVFGNLVKAQVTCCNQKNYTFDISNYWSRPLQLTDGDPVGVHLTGSAAYDFNTSLVTSQTDPNNLTISYSYDAALRLQQKTLPTGATVTSTYNDAALTASTTLSYVEVGQNRSITTSSIYNGWGQATQRLDAASNLVNIAYDSMQRVSSQTNPFAQGGQPGPSTTYSYDGLGRVRVTTLPDSVNTIQYSYSGATRTITDQVNRQIKQEQDGLGRIVKVTEKDANGQLTQETSYTHSVLDKLVEVNQGGQLRSFKYDALGRLLFERIPEQSATINDGSGTFWSSKYTWTDFHAISIRQDARGPVTSYGYGALNRFTSVSYDTSNAPGVATTPNVTYNYDTSSNSSTKGLLLSVGVGSGYSESYGYDSFNRVSSVTHTIDGINYSTSYQYNTINQQTQLTYPSTRVINLSHDSNARVTSIADASTGNYVSGIGYNSAEQVTGWALGNGVVEGFGYDANRLQMTSQSAMRSGNTLLSLNYSYNAISGQNGSGSTAGNAAQLMSVSGTINGTTESAGFTYDLQGRLATSSQTSNGASAQRRFAYDRWGNRTGVWDAVTGGNQIQTVTLQQSGGVPTNRIATVNAVGYSYDAAGNVTNDGSHSYTYDAENRVVSIDGGAAQYSYDHRNWRVKKIASGATTHYVWEGGQVLAEHNGSGGNLVDYVYAGGKMIAKVASGSTQYFISDRLSVRMTVDSSGNVIGRQAHLPFGEDFAESGNQEKHHFTSYERDGESGLDYAVNRYYGGSPGRFNSVDPLRGSVANPQSLNRYTYGANDPINQVDPDGRFFIAPLFNFGAIFNAGSLGEVTVTAGSDFIFADISLGPSLIPPFFFGGP
- a CDS encoding DUF480 domain-containing protein; this encodes MDQMLTQVEVRVLGSLIEKEITTPEYYPLTLNALTNACNQISNRDPVVSFDEKTVARALESLREKNLAWMVTGIGRVPKYEQRFAEVYKLAEQEIAVLCVLMLRGPQTVGEIRGRTGRLYEFKELEEVELTLQALMTAQPPFAVKLPRQPGTKESRYAHLLAGEVQIEEREAATRLEPATIEVLQENERLSRLEEEVAQVRGELAELKQQFVEFKKQFE
- a CDS encoding Crp/Fnr family transcriptional regulator codes for the protein MTSAQPAHPDQNRIIASLPADEYLRVAKDLGSIDLVQGKVLYDFGAEIQDVFFPTRGMVSLLSISEGGSLVEVAMVGNEGMLGAPIALGFKTSPHQVIVQVQGAALRIKAVVLRSEFERNGALQHLLLRHVGALLAEISQSVVCNRFHMVEQRLCRWLLVTSDRVRSNSFSLTQEFLSYMLGSRREGVTVAMGDLKRLGLIHHVPGQITIVDREGLERASCECYHIVRDAYTQTLGV
- a CDS encoding zf-HC2 domain-containing protein, whose product is MVKKRAHPDNRLFDYLSGAVDENAARSIEAHLSVCDDCASVAGLVRELKESASELNSEGQSQISTLKSQEHPDISELASFFYSKTRRAVRSGIASHLALCRSCGEAIAQYARAEKAAAEYKPVGVVDSEVPAKAWEMIRDWEDSSFAKLKPATEVLSQELLTRLARILNEQAQEAGGFGQEISRSQNVQQTEEAGRVPVLVVSRSGEVRSVEFFERAVDSTGARILRHSEGSLRFDNRLVHALLDFGEKDPFVVSNLIRRDTIRLEQTRPDEESRRTDYVIIED
- a CDS encoding sigma-70 family RNA polymerase sigma factor; the protein is MANGSGAGAELNRNWLDNLSDEELVDTFLARSKNDRRAAHLCFEVIIARYHWLISHVVRNSRYRFPAWDSADDVISRVVFKVYRGLAQWRRQGKLSSFVARIASSEMIDTIRRVGRDKSWNPRQSLADPDSDAPSPVETAPSKEPSPEAQLVAREQREIVDSLLADVCRDWKDSVIVNEYIIGNQSGKEIAEKYSISEDLVYQRARRLRVRLVKWLNERGITSAHSLLTGLAAK